In Stenotrophomonas sp. ESTM1D_MKCIP4_1, a single genomic region encodes these proteins:
- a CDS encoding DUF2782 domain-containing protein, which yields MKTLMLASLLLLAGCASMGGAGAPPVDVKGAEVSSRTMGNGDVIEEYRVSGQLRMVKVTPSRGAPFYMYDRNGDGRMDSDKDGVSPVYWKLYSW from the coding sequence ATGAAGACCCTGATGCTGGCTTCCCTGCTGCTGCTTGCTGGCTGCGCCAGCATGGGTGGTGCAGGCGCTCCCCCGGTGGATGTGAAGGGTGCCGAAGTGTCCAGCCGGACCATGGGCAACGGCGATGTCATCGAGGAATACCGCGTGTCCGGGCAGCTGCGGATGGTCAAGGTGACCCCATCGCGCGGCGCACCGTTCTACATGTACGACCGCAACGGCGATGGGCGGATGGACAGCGACAAGGACGGCGTCTCGCCGGTCTACTGGAAGCTGTACAGCTGGTGA
- a CDS encoding universal stress protein, protein MYTRILIATDGSELSDKGLAKGLELAKDLNAEVDIVTVSEPWAVGMYDAMGWSVGYMNSPEYKADRDEGAQKVLQPALAKAAEQGIRANPVHVLDRYAADGIIETAAERNSDLIVMTSHGRRGVTRVLLGSQTAEVLARSTLPVLVIR, encoded by the coding sequence ATGTACACCCGCATCCTGATCGCCACCGATGGTTCCGAACTGTCCGACAAGGGCCTGGCCAAGGGCCTGGAGCTGGCGAAGGATCTCAATGCCGAGGTCGACATCGTGACGGTCTCCGAGCCGTGGGCAGTGGGCATGTACGACGCCATGGGCTGGAGCGTGGGCTACATGAACAGCCCGGAGTACAAGGCCGACCGCGATGAGGGCGCACAGAAGGTGCTGCAGCCGGCGCTGGCCAAGGCCGCCGAGCAGGGCATCCGCGCCAACCCGGTCCACGTGCTGGACCGCTACGCCGCCGATGGCATCATCGAGACCGCTGCCGAGCGCAACAGCGACCTGATCGTGATGACCTCGCATGGCCGCCGCGGCGTGACCCGTGTGCTGCTGGGCAGCCAGACGGCCGAGGTGCTGGCGCGCAGCACCCTGCCGGTCCTGGTCATCCGCTGA
- a CDS encoding AraC family transcriptional regulator, producing MNLEPATPSLVASLAADLRRSSARQRVTRDGTADPRLLQIVDYIDAHLGECELGEQMICEAFGMSRSTVYRLFQAHGGVARYIRECRAWLAHRHLARDPGCRLTWLLYEVGFASERQFQRAFLAQFGMSPADWRQHCRQRARATLLS from the coding sequence ATGAACCTCGAACCGGCAACCCCATCGCTGGTTGCATCCCTTGCCGCCGACCTGCGCCGCAGCAGCGCGCGCCAGCGGGTGACCCGCGACGGCACGGCCGACCCGCGCCTGCTGCAGATCGTCGATTACATCGATGCGCACCTGGGCGAGTGCGAACTGGGCGAGCAGATGATCTGCGAGGCCTTCGGGATGTCCCGCTCCACGGTCTACCGGCTGTTCCAGGCCCACGGCGGGGTCGCGCGCTACATCCGTGAGTGCAGGGCCTGGCTGGCCCACCGCCACCTGGCCCGGGACCCGGGCTGCCGCCTCACCTGGCTGCTCTATGAAGTCGGCTTCGCATCCGAACGCCAGTTCCAGCGCGCCTTCCTGGCGCAGTTCGGCATGTCGCCGGCCGACTGGCGGCAGCATTGCAGGCAGCGCGCACGGGCAACGCTGCTGTCCTGA
- the polA gene encoding DNA polymerase I, giving the protein MSRLVLIDGSSYLYRAFHALPPLSNAQGEPTGALFGVVNMLRSTLKERPAYVAFVVDAPGKTFRDDLYDQYKANRPPMPDELRSQVEPMCRIVEALGISILRIPGVEADDVIGTLALQGVAQDLKVTISTGDKDFAQLVRPGIELVNTMTGSRMDSDAAVMDKFGVRADQIIDLLALMGDTVDNVPGVEKCGPKTAAKWLAEYQHLDGVIAAAPTMKGKIGENLRAALERLPLNRELVTIRTDVELDASPATLALREQDVPVLSELYARYGFTQALKELGGPLPAPAAASEATPSLRGTAAGFARGSADAPAAAELDPALSAPGDYETVLTAEQLQAWVERVQQADLISFDTETDALDAMRARLVGISLAVEPGRAAYIPVGHDYPGAPAQLPMQQVLDALRPVLQDPAKKKLGQHGKYDLHVLRRHGVDVQGYHDDTMLESFVLNSTATRHDMDSLALRYLGYTTIKFEDVAGKGAKQIPFSQVGIDEASRYAAEDADITLRLHHALQPQLLAEPTLDGVYRDIEMPLVPVLASIEANGVRIDTDELRRQSHDLSSRMLAAQQKATELAGRSFNLDSPKQLQAVLFDELKLPAVVKTPKGQPSTNEEALEAIADQHELPRVILEYRGLAKLRSTYTDKLPEMVNPDTGRVHTSYHQSGAATGRLSSSDPNLQNIPIRTEDGRRIRRAFVAPEGFQLLAADYSQIELRIMAHLSEDPGLVRAFEQGVDVHRATAAEVFGRTLEEVTPNERRAAKAINFGLMYGMSAFGLARNLGIDRGQAQDYVALYFSRYPGVRDFMERMRQQARDQGYVETLFGRRLYLNDIHARNQGLRAGAERAAINAPMQGTAADIIKRAMVSVDQWLRDSGAPARMILQVHDELVFESEAAFTEELRSNVIERMSQAAQLRVPLVVDTGVGVNWDEAH; this is encoded by the coding sequence ATGAGCAGATTAGTCCTGATCGACGGGTCCAGTTACCTGTACCGCGCGTTCCACGCGCTGCCGCCCCTGTCCAATGCACAGGGCGAACCTACCGGCGCGCTGTTCGGCGTGGTCAACATGCTGCGCTCGACGCTGAAGGAGCGCCCGGCCTACGTTGCCTTCGTGGTGGATGCCCCGGGCAAGACCTTCCGCGACGACCTGTACGACCAGTACAAGGCCAACCGCCCGCCGATGCCCGATGAACTGCGCAGCCAGGTCGAGCCGATGTGCCGCATCGTCGAAGCGCTGGGCATCAGCATCCTGCGCATTCCCGGCGTGGAGGCCGATGATGTGATCGGCACGCTGGCCCTGCAGGGTGTGGCGCAGGACCTGAAGGTGACCATTTCCACCGGCGACAAGGACTTTGCCCAGCTGGTCCGCCCCGGCATCGAGCTGGTCAACACCATGACCGGCAGCCGCATGGATTCGGACGCGGCGGTGATGGACAAGTTCGGCGTGCGCGCCGACCAGATCATCGACCTGCTGGCGCTGATGGGCGACACCGTGGACAACGTGCCCGGCGTGGAGAAGTGCGGGCCGAAGACCGCCGCCAAGTGGCTGGCCGAGTACCAGCACCTGGACGGCGTCATCGCCGCTGCGCCGACCATGAAGGGCAAGATCGGCGAGAACCTGCGCGCGGCGCTGGAACGCCTGCCGCTGAACCGCGAACTGGTGACCATCCGCACCGACGTCGAGCTCGACGCATCGCCGGCCACCCTGGCCCTGCGCGAGCAGGACGTGCCGGTGCTGAGCGAGCTGTACGCCCGCTACGGTTTCACCCAGGCGCTGAAGGAGCTGGGCGGCCCGCTGCCGGCACCGGCGGCTGCCAGCGAAGCTACGCCGAGCCTGCGCGGCACCGCCGCCGGTTTCGCCCGTGGCAGCGCCGACGCACCGGCGGCCGCTGAACTGGACCCGGCGCTGTCCGCACCGGGCGACTACGAAACCGTGCTGACCGCTGAGCAGCTGCAGGCCTGGGTCGAGCGTGTGCAGCAGGCCGATCTGATCAGCTTCGATACCGAAACCGATGCGCTGGATGCCATGCGTGCGCGCCTGGTCGGCATCAGCCTGGCCGTGGAGCCGGGCAGGGCTGCCTATATTCCGGTCGGCCACGACTATCCCGGTGCACCGGCACAGCTGCCGATGCAGCAGGTGCTCGACGCGCTGCGCCCGGTGCTGCAGGACCCGGCAAAGAAGAAGCTGGGCCAGCATGGCAAGTACGATCTGCATGTGCTGCGCCGCCACGGCGTCGACGTGCAGGGCTACCACGACGACACCATGCTTGAGAGCTTCGTGCTCAATTCCACCGCCACCCGCCACGACATGGATTCGCTGGCCCTGCGCTACCTGGGCTACACCACCATCAAGTTCGAGGACGTGGCCGGCAAGGGCGCCAAGCAGATCCCGTTCTCGCAGGTGGGCATCGACGAAGCCAGCCGCTATGCGGCCGAGGACGCCGACATCACCCTGCGCCTGCACCACGCGCTGCAGCCGCAGCTGCTGGCCGAGCCGACGCTGGACGGGGTGTACCGGGACATCGAAATGCCGCTGGTGCCGGTGCTGGCCAGCATCGAAGCCAACGGCGTGCGCATTGATACCGATGAGCTGCGCCGGCAGAGCCACGACCTGTCCTCGCGCATGCTGGCCGCGCAGCAGAAGGCCACCGAACTGGCCGGGCGCAGCTTCAATCTGGATTCGCCCAAGCAGCTGCAGGCGGTGCTGTTTGACGAACTGAAGCTGCCAGCGGTGGTGAAGACGCCCAAGGGCCAGCCCAGCACGAATGAAGAGGCGCTGGAGGCGATTGCCGACCAGCACGAGCTGCCGCGGGTGATCCTCGAATACCGCGGCCTGGCCAAGCTGCGCAGCACCTACACCGACAAGCTGCCGGAGATGGTCAACCCGGACACCGGTCGCGTGCACACCAGCTACCACCAGTCCGGTGCTGCCACCGGCCGCCTGTCCTCGTCCGACCCGAACCTGCAGAACATCCCGATCCGCACCGAGGACGGCCGCCGCATCCGCCGTGCCTTCGTGGCACCGGAGGGCTTCCAGCTGCTGGCCGCTGACTATTCGCAGATCGAACTGCGGATCATGGCCCACCTGTCCGAGGATCCGGGCCTGGTGCGTGCCTTCGAGCAGGGGGTCGACGTCCACCGCGCCACCGCCGCCGAGGTGTTCGGGCGCACGCTGGAAGAGGTGACGCCCAACGAGCGCCGGGCGGCCAAGGCCATCAACTTCGGCCTGATGTACGGCATGAGCGCCTTCGGCCTGGCCCGCAATCTGGGCATCGACCGTGGCCAGGCGCAGGACTATGTCGCGCTGTACTTCAGCCGCTACCCGGGCGTGCGCGACTTCATGGAACGGATGCGGCAGCAGGCCCGCGACCAGGGCTATGTAGAAACGTTGTTCGGCCGCCGCCTGTACCTGAACGACATTCATGCGCGTAACCAGGGCCTGCGCGCCGGCGCTGAGCGGGCCGCGATCAACGCGCCCATGCAGGGCACCGCCGCGGACATCATCAAGCGGGCGATGGTATCGGTCGATCAGTGGCTGCGCGACAGCGGCGCCCCGGCGCGGATGATCCTGCAGGTACACGATGAACTGGTGTTCGAGAGCGAGGCCGCTTTCACCGAGGAACTACGTAGCAACGTGATCGAGCGCATGTCGCAAGCGGCACAGTTGCGGGTGCCGCTGGTCGTCGATACGGGTGTTGGCGTGAACTGGGACGAGGCGCACTGA
- a CDS encoding low molecular weight protein tyrosine phosphatase family protein, with amino-acid sequence MTRNVLFLCSQNRLRSPTAEQVFADWPGIETASAGLLADADEVLSPELLQWADLVFVMEKAHRNRLSSRYKAWLNGKRVICLDIPDDYEYMDPVLVELLKRKVSPFLR; translated from the coding sequence ATGACCCGCAACGTGCTCTTCCTCTGCAGCCAGAACCGCCTGCGTAGCCCGACCGCCGAGCAGGTGTTCGCCGATTGGCCAGGTATCGAAACGGCCTCGGCCGGATTGCTGGCCGACGCCGATGAAGTGCTCAGCCCCGAGCTGCTGCAGTGGGCCGACCTGGTGTTCGTGATGGAAAAGGCGCATCGCAACCGCCTGTCCAGCCGTTACAAGGCGTGGCTGAACGGCAAGCGGGTGATCTGCCTGGATATTCCTGATGACTACGAGTACATGGACCCGGTGCTGGTGGAGCTGCTGAAGCGCAAGGTGTCGCCGTTCCTGCGCTGA
- a CDS encoding SUKH-4 family immunity protein encodes MTALLPVVPAELIEEAPDLADLFVFQRHPLATLPAWLHPHARQLLNEQGLPREAAPYLSFFDAERAAEVSAALPAPGWAIGHDGGGNVLAIDAASGEVVMWDHDNGDARVFANRDLLCFAECLCGYYRCMETRQAFPQVVAKIDPRAMAEGGFWLSRY; translated from the coding sequence TTGACGGCCCTGCTGCCGGTGGTACCGGCCGAACTGATCGAGGAAGCGCCTGATCTGGCCGATCTCTTCGTGTTCCAGCGTCATCCGCTGGCAACGTTGCCGGCATGGCTGCACCCGCACGCGCGGCAGCTGCTGAACGAACAGGGGCTGCCACGCGAAGCGGCACCGTATCTGTCGTTCTTCGACGCCGAGCGTGCGGCCGAAGTCTCCGCCGCGCTGCCGGCACCCGGCTGGGCGATCGGCCATGATGGCGGCGGCAATGTGCTGGCCATCGACGCGGCCAGTGGCGAAGTGGTGATGTGGGACCACGACAACGGCGACGCGCGGGTGTTCGCCAACCGGGATCTGCTGTGCTTCGCCGAATGCCTGTGCGGGTATTACCGCTGCATGGAAACCAGACAGGCCTTCCCGCAGGTGGTGGCGAAAATAGACCCGCGCGCCATGGCGGAGGGCGGTTTCTGGCTTTCCCGATACTGA